The Psychrosphaera ytuae genome includes a region encoding these proteins:
- a CDS encoding tetratricopeptide repeat-containing sulfotransferase family protein — protein MDIEHLSAQCRAALQQQDLKGAHYWALSLIQQSPNKPIGYFYIAQIPMQAQQFHKAIPILQKALSLCKPDEALVGSIVARLMQCFGITGQAKDALALFKQSVFLPHSNNTAQLECLDLEKIAVTLTRFEWHALALPIFERSVKTPTFLNLTSEQQANLYCNVAASCAYQGTISDAIKYYRKALSCEPRLGKAHAALSRLNPTGEQKRVAQLQTFLEPQLISPLGEQDNDALYCANALFHELEKQQDYAQAGNVLHKANAMYQEVLESSNKAFSLQAHCKYIEVIRELARVITESTSLIIDNDASKPSELFIVGLPRSGSTLLDSKLTQHQQIVSLGERDDIERLISPILKSQKAIDKEYFDQPSPELVRRLQSILVNYQDLTSARLEGLELCAHAQHSLTEENKRITYTIDKMHLNIWYTPLILALFPKAKIIAVKKNDRDLAWGNYKYLFNPQDSRFFYSYDLQNIQSYIDCYHQQVEWLKAHFPQRIIEVEYEQFVANTEAELTNVYAFLGLKNRINSAKKSTSTAIYSAPIYSTASAQQVREGISEKYVGQWQRYKWLFSDIKGFRQ, from the coding sequence GTGGACATTGAACACTTAAGCGCGCAGTGTCGAGCTGCGCTCCAACAACAGGACTTAAAAGGGGCTCATTATTGGGCCCTTTCGTTGATCCAGCAGAGCCCAAATAAGCCTATCGGTTATTTTTACATAGCCCAAATACCAATGCAGGCTCAACAATTTCACAAAGCCATACCCATCCTACAAAAAGCCCTCAGCTTGTGTAAACCAGACGAGGCGCTAGTTGGCTCCATTGTTGCGCGCCTAATGCAATGTTTTGGAATAACTGGCCAAGCCAAAGATGCCTTGGCGTTATTTAAACAAAGTGTTTTTTTACCCCATTCCAACAATACAGCGCAGTTGGAATGCCTCGATTTAGAAAAAATCGCGGTTACTTTAACTCGCTTTGAATGGCACGCACTTGCCCTGCCAATTTTTGAACGCTCAGTTAAAACACCGACCTTTTTGAATTTAACCTCAGAGCAACAAGCTAATCTTTATTGCAATGTCGCAGCGAGTTGTGCGTATCAAGGTACGATCTCAGATGCAATTAAATACTACCGAAAAGCTCTGAGTTGTGAGCCTAGGTTAGGAAAAGCTCATGCAGCCTTATCACGACTCAACCCTACTGGAGAGCAAAAGCGAGTCGCGCAATTACAAACGTTTCTTGAACCCCAACTTATCTCGCCATTGGGCGAACAAGACAATGACGCTTTGTACTGCGCTAATGCTTTATTTCACGAGTTAGAAAAACAGCAGGACTATGCACAAGCTGGTAATGTTCTTCACAAAGCGAACGCCATGTATCAAGAGGTGTTAGAATCCTCCAACAAAGCATTCTCTTTACAGGCTCATTGTAAATACATCGAGGTCATTCGAGAACTCGCCAGAGTAATAACAGAAAGTACGTCGCTGATTATCGACAACGACGCAAGTAAACCATCTGAGTTGTTTATAGTAGGTCTGCCGAGAAGTGGCTCTACGCTACTAGATTCAAAACTAACCCAACATCAGCAGATTGTTTCTTTGGGTGAGCGTGACGACATAGAACGTTTAATCTCGCCAATACTCAAGTCACAGAAGGCAATAGATAAGGAGTATTTTGACCAGCCATCACCTGAGTTAGTTCGACGGTTACAAAGCATTTTGGTCAACTACCAGGACTTAACGTCCGCACGTTTAGAAGGACTGGAACTTTGCGCTCATGCGCAGCACTCTCTAACCGAAGAGAATAAGCGCATAACCTATACCATTGATAAAATGCACCTCAACATTTGGTATACACCGCTGATTTTGGCGTTGTTCCCAAAAGCCAAAATCATAGCCGTTAAGAAAAACGACCGTGATTTAGCTTGGGGCAATTACAAATACTTATTTAACCCACAGGATAGTCGCTTTTTTTATTCCTACGACTTACAAAATATTCAGTCATACATAGATTGCTACCATCAACAAGTTGAATGGCTCAAAGCTCATTTTCCACAAAGAATTATAGAAGTTGAATACGAACAGTTCGTTGCCAATACAGAAGCTGAATTAACCAATGTTTATGCTTTTTTAGGGTTAAAAAATCGCATAAATTCAGCAAAAAAAAGTACTTCAACAGCAATCTATTCTGCACCTATATATTCTACGGCCAGCGCACAGCAAGTCAGAGAAGGTATTTCCGAAAAGTACGTTGGACAGTGGCAACGCTACAAATGGTTATTTAGTGATATAAAAGGCTTCAGACAATAA
- a CDS encoding DUF1328 domain-containing protein, whose protein sequence is MLGWIVTFLLIAIVAGVLGFGGIAGAATGIAKFLFFLFLIGLIVSVVIGMTRGRKPNV, encoded by the coding sequence ATGTTAGGCTGGATAGTAACATTTTTATTGATTGCAATTGTTGCCGGTGTTTTAGGTTTTGGTGGTATCGCCGGTGCTGCGACGGGAATAGCGAAGTTTTTATTCTTTTTGTTTTTAATTGGATTAATTGTCTCAGTTGTTATTGGCATGACAAGGGGTCGCAAGCCGAACGTGTAA